From a region of the Helianthus annuus cultivar XRQ/B chromosome 5, HanXRQr2.0-SUNRISE, whole genome shotgun sequence genome:
- the LOC110940129 gene encoding E3 ubiquitin ligase PARAQUAT TOLERANCE 3 isoform X2: MSIRFKFRSSVNFDTIEIDGGKPYISVRELRSKILSQNKLKGVCHKDFDLVFFDNLTGQEYDDEEFRIPSGSSVIIKRVPAEPVPSAMLIHHKLEASELSEDVPKAMDHNKPEEIVIEKNLTTEDREHIKLEKVASAKGIDLQKVDLPSELRCPICITYFKEAVMIPCCQHSFCKKCICEVLPQTARCPKCSSTKYRVEHLLPNLSLRHAIEHFLESQILDAAPETNLQKYVPDGESGIQGKEVSTVTKRKLDMIYSTSAMDKGSNQNMADSVYESLNRKNVFLEGTRFDTGENQPVMPQVCMPDEADSTSRKKGPWVNSGGGDRSYAVDNRNKKAVRTCFMCDSPGHFIRDCPMASAQCPMFNTGDHMFQGGMPGYAMPYWNPAAFHHVNPYMNMYGNPGMVPFNAATMVPSTPYGVPPYAPSTYGSLPVPSGITRMGGLAPRAEQPLRHWENFEHENSDNRVKYSHEKRQRSSDYEDNGLHNRHDYYEPERSSKHKSHRDRGKALSTSEDSHERRLQKNHQSLRSGHTRYEKRSHGSYHSHTDRSTSGVEDVHSGDYRYDEGRHKKYHESSRRRHTSSREQSDSDSSCSRHQTKEGKLAKRRRMDDRDKKKPVDDELYDHHKRR; encoded by the exons ATGTCTATCAGATTCAAATTCAGAAGCTCCGTCAACTTCGATACAATCGAAATCGACGGTGGTAAACCCTACATATCGGTGCGAGAACTCAGATCTAAAATTCTAAGCCAAAATAAGCTAAAAGGCGTATGTCACAAAGATTTCGATCTCGTATTCTTCGATAATCTCACCGGTCAAG AGTATGATGATGAAGAGTTCAGGATACCTAGCGGCTCCAGTGTGATCATAAAGCGGGTTCCAGCAGAGCCTGTGCCTTCAGCTAT GTTAATACATCATAAGCTTGAAGCGAGTGAGCTTAGTGAGGATGTTCCAAAAG CTATGGATCACAATAAACCAGAAGAAATAGTTATAGAGAAGAATCTCACAACCGAAGACCGTGAACACATAAAATTGGAAAA AGTGGCTAGTGCGAAGGGCATTGATTTGCAAAAAGTTGACTTACCATCGGAACTAAGATGTCCGATTTGCATCACATATTTCAAGGAGGCTGTTATGATACCCTGTTGTCAGCACAGCTTTTGTAAAAAAT GCATCTGTGAAGTACTTCCACAGACGGCTAGGTGCCCTAAATGTTCTTCTACCAAGTACAGGGTTGAGCACTTGCTACCGAACTTATCCCTTAGGCATGCCATTGAGCATTTTCTTGAATCTCAGATTCTTGACGCTGCTCCCGAAACCAATCTGCAGAAATATGTCCCAG ATGGAGAATCTGGTATTCAGGGGAAAGAGGTTTCCACTGTCACTAAAAGGAAACTGGACATGATTTATTCTACATCCGCAATGGATAAAGGATCGAATCAGAATATGGCAGATTCTGTTTATGAATCGCTAAATAGGAAAAACGTTTTCTTGGAGGGTACAAGATTTGATACTG GTGAAAACCAGCCTGTTATGCCTCAAGTTTGCATGCCTGATGAAG CTGACTCCACCAGCAGGAAAAAGGGACCGTGGGTTAATTCCGGAG gTGGAGATCGAAGTTATGCAGTGGATAATCGAAACAAGAAG GCGGTCCGTACTTGTTTCATGTGTGACTCTCCAGGCCATTTTATAAGAGACTGCCCTATGGCTTCTGCTCAATGCCCAATGTTTAACACAG GAGATCATATGTTTCAAGGAGGCATGCCTGGTTATGCAATGCCTTACTGGAACCCCGCTGCCTTCCATCACGTCAATCCTTACATGAATATGTATGGAAACCCGGGGATGGTGCCGTTTAATGCAGCCACTATGGTCCCCTCCACACCTTACGGGGTTCCACCTTATGCCCCATCTACTTATGGCAGCTTACCTGTTCCTAG TGGAATTACAAGGATGGGAGGCCTGGCACCGAGAGCGGAACAACCCCTTAGACATTGGGAGAATTTTGAGCATGAAAACAGTGATAACCGTGTAAAATATTCCCATGAAAAGAG ACAACGGTCTTCTGATTATGAAGATAACGGCCTCCATAACCGCCATGACTACTATGAGCCAGAAAGATCGTCTAAACATAAATCTCATAGAGATAGGGGAAAGGCTCTGAGTACATCAGAGGATAGCCATGAGCGGCGGCTGCAAAAGAACCATCAAAGTTTGAGATCTGGTCACACAAGATACGAAAAACGGTCTCACGGATCGTATCATAGTCATACAGATAGATCCACTTCGGGAGTAGAGGACGTGCATAGCGGCGACTATAGGTATGACGAAGGGAGGCATAAAAAGTATCATGAAAGTTCTAGAAGGCGTCATACCAGCAGCAGGGAACAGTCAGACAGTGATTCTAGTTGTAGCCGTCATCAAACAAAAGAAGGGAAACTTGCTAAAAGGAGACGGATGGATGATAGGGACAAAAAGAAGCCCGTTGATGATGAGTTGTATGATCATCACAAAAGGAGGTAA
- the LOC110940129 gene encoding E3 ubiquitin ligase PARAQUAT TOLERANCE 3 isoform X1 yields the protein MSIRFKFRSSVNFDTIEIDGGKPYISVRELRSKILSQNKLKGVCHKDFDLVFFDNLTGQEYDDEEFRIPSGSSVIIKRVPAEPVPSAMLIHHKLEASELSEDVPKAMDHNKPEEIVIEKNLTTEDREHIKLEKVASAKGIDLQKVDLPSELRCPICITYFKEAVMIPCCQHSFCKKCICEVLPQTARCPKCSSTKYRVEHLLPNLSLRHAIEHFLESQILDAAPETNLQKYVPDGESGIQGKEVSTVTKRKLDMIYSTSAMDKGSNQNMADSVYESLNRKNVFLEGTRFDTGKSCAIDLLNSSRLLKDSNGGRDNDLTRSVDSQGENQPVMPQVCMPDEADSTSRKKGPWVNSGGGDRSYAVDNRNKKAVRTCFMCDSPGHFIRDCPMASAQCPMFNTGDHMFQGGMPGYAMPYWNPAAFHHVNPYMNMYGNPGMVPFNAATMVPSTPYGVPPYAPSTYGSLPVPSGITRMGGLAPRAEQPLRHWENFEHENSDNRVKYSHEKRQRSSDYEDNGLHNRHDYYEPERSSKHKSHRDRGKALSTSEDSHERRLQKNHQSLRSGHTRYEKRSHGSYHSHTDRSTSGVEDVHSGDYRYDEGRHKKYHESSRRRHTSSREQSDSDSSCSRHQTKEGKLAKRRRMDDRDKKKPVDDELYDHHKRR from the exons ATGTCTATCAGATTCAAATTCAGAAGCTCCGTCAACTTCGATACAATCGAAATCGACGGTGGTAAACCCTACATATCGGTGCGAGAACTCAGATCTAAAATTCTAAGCCAAAATAAGCTAAAAGGCGTATGTCACAAAGATTTCGATCTCGTATTCTTCGATAATCTCACCGGTCAAG AGTATGATGATGAAGAGTTCAGGATACCTAGCGGCTCCAGTGTGATCATAAAGCGGGTTCCAGCAGAGCCTGTGCCTTCAGCTAT GTTAATACATCATAAGCTTGAAGCGAGTGAGCTTAGTGAGGATGTTCCAAAAG CTATGGATCACAATAAACCAGAAGAAATAGTTATAGAGAAGAATCTCACAACCGAAGACCGTGAACACATAAAATTGGAAAA AGTGGCTAGTGCGAAGGGCATTGATTTGCAAAAAGTTGACTTACCATCGGAACTAAGATGTCCGATTTGCATCACATATTTCAAGGAGGCTGTTATGATACCCTGTTGTCAGCACAGCTTTTGTAAAAAAT GCATCTGTGAAGTACTTCCACAGACGGCTAGGTGCCCTAAATGTTCTTCTACCAAGTACAGGGTTGAGCACTTGCTACCGAACTTATCCCTTAGGCATGCCATTGAGCATTTTCTTGAATCTCAGATTCTTGACGCTGCTCCCGAAACCAATCTGCAGAAATATGTCCCAG ATGGAGAATCTGGTATTCAGGGGAAAGAGGTTTCCACTGTCACTAAAAGGAAACTGGACATGATTTATTCTACATCCGCAATGGATAAAGGATCGAATCAGAATATGGCAGATTCTGTTTATGAATCGCTAAATAGGAAAAACGTTTTCTTGGAGGGTACAAGATTTGATACTGGTAAATCATGTGCAATTGACCTCCTGAACTCTAGTCGTTTACTTAAAGATAGTAATGGAGGTAGAGATAACGATTTGACACGTTCTGTGGATTCTCAAGGTGAAAACCAGCCTGTTATGCCTCAAGTTTGCATGCCTGATGAAG CTGACTCCACCAGCAGGAAAAAGGGACCGTGGGTTAATTCCGGAG gTGGAGATCGAAGTTATGCAGTGGATAATCGAAACAAGAAG GCGGTCCGTACTTGTTTCATGTGTGACTCTCCAGGCCATTTTATAAGAGACTGCCCTATGGCTTCTGCTCAATGCCCAATGTTTAACACAG GAGATCATATGTTTCAAGGAGGCATGCCTGGTTATGCAATGCCTTACTGGAACCCCGCTGCCTTCCATCACGTCAATCCTTACATGAATATGTATGGAAACCCGGGGATGGTGCCGTTTAATGCAGCCACTATGGTCCCCTCCACACCTTACGGGGTTCCACCTTATGCCCCATCTACTTATGGCAGCTTACCTGTTCCTAG TGGAATTACAAGGATGGGAGGCCTGGCACCGAGAGCGGAACAACCCCTTAGACATTGGGAGAATTTTGAGCATGAAAACAGTGATAACCGTGTAAAATATTCCCATGAAAAGAG ACAACGGTCTTCTGATTATGAAGATAACGGCCTCCATAACCGCCATGACTACTATGAGCCAGAAAGATCGTCTAAACATAAATCTCATAGAGATAGGGGAAAGGCTCTGAGTACATCAGAGGATAGCCATGAGCGGCGGCTGCAAAAGAACCATCAAAGTTTGAGATCTGGTCACACAAGATACGAAAAACGGTCTCACGGATCGTATCATAGTCATACAGATAGATCCACTTCGGGAGTAGAGGACGTGCATAGCGGCGACTATAGGTATGACGAAGGGAGGCATAAAAAGTATCATGAAAGTTCTAGAAGGCGTCATACCAGCAGCAGGGAACAGTCAGACAGTGATTCTAGTTGTAGCCGTCATCAAACAAAAGAAGGGAAACTTGCTAAAAGGAGACGGATGGATGATAGGGACAAAAAGAAGCCCGTTGATGATGAGTTGTATGATCATCACAAAAGGAGGTAA